In Clostridium thermosuccinogenes, the genomic stretch ATATTTCCTGGTTAAGCCCATTCTGAAAGTCAAGAAGCTGCTCTTTGTTTTCAATGTTATTGCTACATAAAAGCCTTGTTTGAGCAGTTAGTTCCTCCATGTGCTGGAGATCCTCGCGTAATAAAAAATGCATCCTTTTCCTGGACACATGTTGTTTCGGTAGGATACCCATTTTGTAAAGATAGTGAAAATAGAGAGCTTGCAATCCTGAGAGTTTTCTTTTATTTTTTAGTTTCATACCGCCTCGTATGGTATAAAGTTTTCGTTTTGGTTCAGGCAGGATTTGTGGCCTTTTCGGTGTGCGGTTATGGAGTATCCTTTCCTTAATAACTTCCTCAGTGTAATCCTCGCCCAGAGTTTTTAATCGAACAAAGCGTTCCTTTCCCTGCGGACGCACTGCCATGTATTTCACACCGGTTTTTACCTCGTATCCCTGTTTGCGAAGGTTAGCAATAAACTGTGTAAAAGTCATAGATTCATCAATCGCCTTGTCTACATCTTCACGAATAAGGCCACGCCAGGTAGGTTTACTTTCCTGTTCAGCCTTCCATTCAGCATAGTGCCTGGATTTGCCCCGCTGCGGGTTTTCAATGACAGACAGGGAGTATTCCCGGCACAACCGGTCGGAGGTTTGTCGCATAAGGGAGTAGGTAGTCTTATTATCGTAATACCGTTTGCCATCTTTAAAGGAAACAGAGTTAAGTACAAAATGATTATGGAGATGATTTTTATCAAGATGGGTGGAAACAACCACCTCAAAACGGTCACCCCATAACTCCTGTGCCATTTTTACACCAATAACATGAGCAGTTTCAGGAGTAGCTTCCCCAGGCGCGAATGACTGATAACCGTGAAAG encodes the following:
- a CDS encoding relaxase/mobilization nuclease domain-containing protein gives rise to the protein MATTAIWDVTDRLDRVIDYTTNPDKTENLDFNSSDFRGLQEVLKYTVQDVKTEKQFYVTGINCYPETACTQMSKTKLQFQKTDGILAFHGYQSFAPGEATPETAHVIGVKMAQELWGDRFEVVVSTHLDKNHLHNHFVLNSVSFKDGKRYYDNKTTYSLMRQTSDRLCREYSLSVIENPQRGKSRHYAEWKAEQESKPTWRGLIREDVDKAIDESMTFTQFIANLRKQGYEVKTGVKYMAVRPQGKERFVRLKTLGEDYTEEVIKERILHNRTPKRPQILPEPKRKLYTIRGGMKLKNKRKLSGLQALYFHYLYKMGILPKQHVSRKRMHFLLREDLQHMEELTAQTRLLCSNNIENKEQLLDFQNGLNQEILTLLDSRKSLYHRLRRCKDDSQKTEYKEQIAGLSKKLSLLRREVKLCEGILSRSEDMKQKLLQVRQEETHHRKEEKEYEQWSRRSGSNRQYES